The Melospiza melodia melodia isolate bMelMel2 chromosome 7, bMelMel2.pri, whole genome shotgun sequence genome has a segment encoding these proteins:
- the LOC134420688 gene encoding scaffold attachment factor B1-like isoform X2 — protein MAESHSPAGLAEAASLAGPGIPGSESESRRRPLSELRVIDLRAELRQRNLDSGGNKSVLMERLRKAIEEEGGNPDEIPVVSENIMKKTPKRTNKGRRADEEGVEDNGLEEDSGDGQDDIEASLDTLQDIDMMDISVLDEAEIDNGNAVDCGDDYSAHNILDSLSDSKENVDAEVKEFPDQPTEFAVGNLEASPQFSEMKEESREIPIVMVEFEDVGNSLDASSSDLTIIKELEELPLEPENEKILDILGETCKSELLNEEQPPEAERPRAQEASNAGPGKRLAEEEDALAAAQLEEDALALDSKSAQALARKEAKRLVVAKGETSEQSPEEEAPDSEGVVVETLSDQSSKRSQGLEASSGEAAEKGAGAEARDSKEDGKRAEDKANSEESSPATKESSASEGGDQKKSPVEDKDTKAVTKDEKGRVGSGSGRNLWVSGLSSSTRATDLKNLFSKYGKVVGAKVVTNARSPGARCYGFVTMSTSEEATKCINHLHRTELHGKMISVEKAKNEPAGKKPSDKKEGETRKEKDRHHSAESKSEKSVGIKKEEKIDKKEDAKKSEKDEKEGKEKDEQKTGSSDRSRASKSASRGTERTVVMDKSKGEPVISVKTSASKERSTKSQDRKSESKEKQDILSFDKIKEQRERERQRQREREIRETERRRERERRDREQRLAAIHERDERQRLQRERERLEFQRQRLDRERLERERLERERMHIEQERRREQERIQREREELRRQQEQLRYEQERRSAMRRPYDPDSRRDDPYWSEAKRLALDDRYHSDFGRQDRFHDFDHRDRGRYQEHCLDRRDCARGIPDRDGQHYPDERHGGPERHSRDSWGGYGSDRRMSEGRGIPPQTRDGRDWGDHGRKLEGHQDRTWQGNVDGGVMGRDHERWQGGDRSMPGQSGPGHGMTRGGTSGVRKRRRKNESCEKGEGERG, from the exons ATGGCGGAGAGTCACTCACCGGCCGGGCTGGCGGAGGCTGCGTCCCTGGCTGGGCCTGGCATCCCCGGTTCGGAGTCGGAAAGCCGGCGGCGGCCGCTGAGCGAGCTGCGCGTGATCGACCTGCGGGCCGAGCTCAGGCAGCGCAACCTGGACAGCGGCGGCAAcaagagcgtcctcatggagcgcCTGAGGAAG GCTattgaggaggaaggagggaatcCTGATGAAATTCCAGtggtttcagaaaatatcatgaagAAAACTCCAAAAAGAACCAACAAAG GACGTAGAGCAGATGAAGAAGGAGTGGAGGACAATGGCCTGGAGGAGGATTCTGGAGATGGACAG GATGATATTGAAGCAAGTTTGGACACCTTGCAGGACATTGACATGATGGATATCAGTGTGTTAGATGAAGCTGAGATAGACAATGGCAATGCAGTAGATTGTGGAGATGATTACAGTGCCCATAATATTCTTGACTCACTGTCTGATAGCAAAGAAAATGTTGATGCAGAAGTGAAAGAATTTCCAGATCAACCTACAGAGTTTGCTGTAGGTAACTTGGAGGCATCCCCACAATTTTCAGAAATGAAAGAAGAATCAAGAGAAATACCAATAGTGATG gtaGAGTTTGAAGATGTTGGGAACAGTTTAGATGCTTCTTCATCAGATTTAACCATAATAAAG GAACTTGAAGAGTTACCTTTGGAGCCAG aaaatgagaaaatactCGACATTTTGGGGGAAACTTGTAAATCTGAGCTACTTAACGAAGAACAACCTCCCGAAGCGGAGCGGCCGCGTGCGCAGGAAGCCAGTAACGCGGGGCCAGGCAAGAGGCTGGCTGAGGAAGAGGACGCTCTCGCTGCCGCTCAGCTGGAGGAAGATGCTTTAGCTTTGGACAGCAAATCGGCCCAAGCTTTGGCAAGGAAGGAAGCAAAGCGTTTAGTGGTAGCAAAAGGGGAGACAAGTGAACAGAGCCCCGAGGAAGAGGCCCCGGACTCTGAAGGTGTAGTGGTAGAGACCCTAAGCGATCAGAGTAGCAAACGCTCCCAAGGCCTGGAAGCCTCTAGTGGGGAGGCAGCGGAGAAAGGCGCAGGTGCCGAAGCCAGAGATAGCAAAGAAGATGGCAAGAGAGCAGAAGACAAAGCTAATTCAGAGGAATCTTCCCCTGCCACTAAAGAGTCCTCAGCCAGTGAGGGCGGTGATCAGAAAAAGAG CCCTGTTGAAGACAAAGATACAAAGGCAGTCACAAAAGATGAGAAAG GCCGTGTGGGAAGTGGTTCTGGCAGAAATTTGTGGGTTAGTGGACTTTCCTCCTCTACTAGAGCTACAGATTTGAAGAACCTTTTCAGCAAGTACGGAAAG GTGGTTGGTGCAAAAGTGGTGACAAATGCTCGCAGCCCTGGCGCTCGCTGCTATGGCTTTGTGACAATGTCAACTTCTGAGGAGGCCACCAAGTGCATTAATCACCTCCACAGAACAGAGCTGCATGGTAAAATGATTTCTGTGGAAAAG GCAAAAAATGAACcagcaggaaaaaagccttctgacAAAAAGGAAGGtgaaacaaggaaggaaaaagaCAGGCACCATTCTGCAGAGTCCAAATCTGAGAA ATCTGTTGGTATTAAGAAGGAGGAGAAGATTGACAAAAAAGAGGATGCTAAGAAAtcagaaaaagatgaaaaagaaggaaaagaaaaggatgaACAAAAGACTGGATCTTCTGATAGATCCAGGGCAAGCAAATCAG CAAGTCGAGGAACAGAGAGGACAGTGGTAATGGATAAATCTAAAGGAGAGCCTGTAATTAGTGTGAAAACCTCTGCATCAAAAGAGAGG AGCACAAAGAGCCAGGACCGCAAATCGGAGAGCAAGGAAAAGCAGGATATTTTATCCTTTGATAAAATCAAGGAGCAGCGAGAACGGGAAcggcagaggcagagggagagagAAATCAGGGAGACGGAGAGGCGCCG agagagagagaggcgaGACCGGGAGCAGCGCCTGGCAGCCATCCACGAGCGCGATGAGAGACAGAGGCTGCAGAGGGAGCGGGAGCGGCTGGAATTCCAACGGCAGCGCCTGGACAGAGAGCGCCTGgagagggagaggctggagagggaGAGGATGCACATAGAGCAGGAGAGGAGACGGGAGCAGGAGAGAAtccagagggagagagaggagctgcggcggcagcaggagcagctgcgcTACGAGCAGGAGCGGAGATCCGCCATGAGGAGGCCTTATGATCCTGAcagcag gagggATGACCCCTACTGGTCCGAGGCCAAGCGCCTGGCACTGGATGACCGCTACCACTCGGACTTTGGCCGCCAGGATCGCTTCCACGACTTCGACCACCGCGACCGCGGCCGCTACCAGGAGCACTGCTTGGACAG GAGAGACTGTGCAAGGGGAATTCCAGATCGAGATGGGCAG CACTACCCCGACGAGCGGCACGGGGGCCCCGAGCGGCACTCCCGGGACAGCTGGGGGGGCTACGGCTCCGACAGGAGGATGAGTGAGGGAAGAGGGATCCCCCCACAGACCCG agatgGACGTGACTGGGGAGATCATGGTCGAAAGTTAGAGGGGCATCAAGATCGTACATGGCAGGGAAATGTGGATGGAGGAGTGATGGGACGGGATCATGAGAGATGGCAAG GTGGTGATAGAAGCATGCCTGGTCAGTCAGGACCAGGCCATGGGATGACTCGAGGAGGGACATCAGG GGttagaaaaaggaggaggaagaatgaAAGCTGTGAGAAAGGGGAAGGAGAGAgaggatga
- the LOC134420688 gene encoding scaffold attachment factor B1-like isoform X1 yields the protein MAESHSPAGLAEAASLAGPGIPGSESESRRRPLSELRVIDLRAELRQRNLDSGGNKSVLMERLRKAIEEEGGNPDEIPVVSENIMKKTPKRTNKGRRADEEGVEDNGLEEDSGDGQDDIEASLDTLQDIDMMDISVLDEAEIDNGNAVDCGDDYSAHNILDSLSDSKENVDAEVKEFPDQPTEFAVGNLEASPQFSEMKEESREIPIVMVEFEDVGNSLDASSSDLTIIKELEELPLEPENEKILDILGETCKSELLNEEQPPEAERPRAQEASNAGPGKRLAEEEDALAAAQLEEDALALDSKSAQALARKEAKRLVVAKGETSEQSPEEEAPDSEGVVVETLSDQSSKRSQGLEASSGEAAEKGAGAEARDSKEDGKRAEDKANSEESSPATKESSASEGGDQKKSPVEDKDTKAVTKDEKGRVGSGSGRNLWVSGLSSSTRATDLKNLFSKYGKVVGAKVVTNARSPGARCYGFVTMSTSEEATKCINHLHRTELHGKMISVEKAKNEPAGKKPSDKKEGETRKEKDRHHSAESKSEKSVGIKKEEKIDKKEDAKKSEKDEKEGKEKDEQKTGSSDRSRASKSASRGTERTVVMDKSKGEPVISVKTSASKERSTKSQDRKSESKEKQDILSFDKIKEQRERERQRQREREIRETERRRERERRDREQRLAAIHERDERQRLQRERERLEFQRQRLDRERLERERLERERMHIEQERRREQERIQREREELRRQQEQLRYEQERRSAMRRPYDPDSRRDDPYWSEAKRLALDDRYHSDFGRQDRFHDFDHRDRGRYQEHCLDRRDCARGIPDRDGQHYPDERHGGPERHSRDSWGGYGSDRRMSEGRGIPPQTRDGRDWGDHGRKLEGHQDRTWQGNVDGGVMGRDHERWQGGDRSMPGQSGPGHGMTRGGTSGRGAFSGSQGPAVQGQAVPGVFAGAQRSPRLGEPRFSRRY from the exons ATGGCGGAGAGTCACTCACCGGCCGGGCTGGCGGAGGCTGCGTCCCTGGCTGGGCCTGGCATCCCCGGTTCGGAGTCGGAAAGCCGGCGGCGGCCGCTGAGCGAGCTGCGCGTGATCGACCTGCGGGCCGAGCTCAGGCAGCGCAACCTGGACAGCGGCGGCAAcaagagcgtcctcatggagcgcCTGAGGAAG GCTattgaggaggaaggagggaatcCTGATGAAATTCCAGtggtttcagaaaatatcatgaagAAAACTCCAAAAAGAACCAACAAAG GACGTAGAGCAGATGAAGAAGGAGTGGAGGACAATGGCCTGGAGGAGGATTCTGGAGATGGACAG GATGATATTGAAGCAAGTTTGGACACCTTGCAGGACATTGACATGATGGATATCAGTGTGTTAGATGAAGCTGAGATAGACAATGGCAATGCAGTAGATTGTGGAGATGATTACAGTGCCCATAATATTCTTGACTCACTGTCTGATAGCAAAGAAAATGTTGATGCAGAAGTGAAAGAATTTCCAGATCAACCTACAGAGTTTGCTGTAGGTAACTTGGAGGCATCCCCACAATTTTCAGAAATGAAAGAAGAATCAAGAGAAATACCAATAGTGATG gtaGAGTTTGAAGATGTTGGGAACAGTTTAGATGCTTCTTCATCAGATTTAACCATAATAAAG GAACTTGAAGAGTTACCTTTGGAGCCAG aaaatgagaaaatactCGACATTTTGGGGGAAACTTGTAAATCTGAGCTACTTAACGAAGAACAACCTCCCGAAGCGGAGCGGCCGCGTGCGCAGGAAGCCAGTAACGCGGGGCCAGGCAAGAGGCTGGCTGAGGAAGAGGACGCTCTCGCTGCCGCTCAGCTGGAGGAAGATGCTTTAGCTTTGGACAGCAAATCGGCCCAAGCTTTGGCAAGGAAGGAAGCAAAGCGTTTAGTGGTAGCAAAAGGGGAGACAAGTGAACAGAGCCCCGAGGAAGAGGCCCCGGACTCTGAAGGTGTAGTGGTAGAGACCCTAAGCGATCAGAGTAGCAAACGCTCCCAAGGCCTGGAAGCCTCTAGTGGGGAGGCAGCGGAGAAAGGCGCAGGTGCCGAAGCCAGAGATAGCAAAGAAGATGGCAAGAGAGCAGAAGACAAAGCTAATTCAGAGGAATCTTCCCCTGCCACTAAAGAGTCCTCAGCCAGTGAGGGCGGTGATCAGAAAAAGAG CCCTGTTGAAGACAAAGATACAAAGGCAGTCACAAAAGATGAGAAAG GCCGTGTGGGAAGTGGTTCTGGCAGAAATTTGTGGGTTAGTGGACTTTCCTCCTCTACTAGAGCTACAGATTTGAAGAACCTTTTCAGCAAGTACGGAAAG GTGGTTGGTGCAAAAGTGGTGACAAATGCTCGCAGCCCTGGCGCTCGCTGCTATGGCTTTGTGACAATGTCAACTTCTGAGGAGGCCACCAAGTGCATTAATCACCTCCACAGAACAGAGCTGCATGGTAAAATGATTTCTGTGGAAAAG GCAAAAAATGAACcagcaggaaaaaagccttctgacAAAAAGGAAGGtgaaacaaggaaggaaaaagaCAGGCACCATTCTGCAGAGTCCAAATCTGAGAA ATCTGTTGGTATTAAGAAGGAGGAGAAGATTGACAAAAAAGAGGATGCTAAGAAAtcagaaaaagatgaaaaagaaggaaaagaaaaggatgaACAAAAGACTGGATCTTCTGATAGATCCAGGGCAAGCAAATCAG CAAGTCGAGGAACAGAGAGGACAGTGGTAATGGATAAATCTAAAGGAGAGCCTGTAATTAGTGTGAAAACCTCTGCATCAAAAGAGAGG AGCACAAAGAGCCAGGACCGCAAATCGGAGAGCAAGGAAAAGCAGGATATTTTATCCTTTGATAAAATCAAGGAGCAGCGAGAACGGGAAcggcagaggcagagggagagagAAATCAGGGAGACGGAGAGGCGCCG agagagagagaggcgaGACCGGGAGCAGCGCCTGGCAGCCATCCACGAGCGCGATGAGAGACAGAGGCTGCAGAGGGAGCGGGAGCGGCTGGAATTCCAACGGCAGCGCCTGGACAGAGAGCGCCTGgagagggagaggctggagagggaGAGGATGCACATAGAGCAGGAGAGGAGACGGGAGCAGGAGAGAAtccagagggagagagaggagctgcggcggcagcaggagcagctgcgcTACGAGCAGGAGCGGAGATCCGCCATGAGGAGGCCTTATGATCCTGAcagcag gagggATGACCCCTACTGGTCCGAGGCCAAGCGCCTGGCACTGGATGACCGCTACCACTCGGACTTTGGCCGCCAGGATCGCTTCCACGACTTCGACCACCGCGACCGCGGCCGCTACCAGGAGCACTGCTTGGACAG GAGAGACTGTGCAAGGGGAATTCCAGATCGAGATGGGCAG CACTACCCCGACGAGCGGCACGGGGGCCCCGAGCGGCACTCCCGGGACAGCTGGGGGGGCTACGGCTCCGACAGGAGGATGAGTGAGGGAAGAGGGATCCCCCCACAGACCCG agatgGACGTGACTGGGGAGATCATGGTCGAAAGTTAGAGGGGCATCAAGATCGTACATGGCAGGGAAATGTGGATGGAGGAGTGATGGGACGGGATCATGAGAGATGGCAAG GTGGTGATAGAAGCATGCCTGGTCAGTCAGGACCAGGCCATGGGATGACTCGAGGAGGGACATCAGG GCGCGGAGCTTTCTCCGGGAGCCAGGGCCCGGCcgtgcagggccaggctgtgcccggGGTGTTTGCAGGCgcccagaggagccccaggctgggTGAGCCGCGCTTCAGCCGCCGCTACTGA
- the LOC134420688 gene encoding scaffold attachment factor B1-like isoform X3 — MAESHSPAGLAEAASLAGPGIPGSESESRRRPLSELRVIDLRAELRQRNLDSGGNKSVLMERLRKAIEEEGGNPDEIPVVSENIMKKTPKRTNKGRRADEEGVEDNGLEEDSGDGQDDIEASLDTLQDIDMMDISVLDEAEIDNGNAVDCGDDYSAHNILDSLSDSKENVDAEVKEFPDQPTEFAVGNLEASPQFSEMKEESREIPIVMVEFEDVGNSLDASSSDLTIIKELEELPLEPENEKILDILGETCKSELLNEEQPPEAERPRAQEASNAGPGKRLAEEEDALAAAQLEEDALALDSKSAQALARKEAKRLVVAKGETSEQSPEEEAPDSEGVVVETLSDQSSKRSQGLEASSGEAAEKGAGAEARDSKEDGKRAEDKANSEESSPATKESSASEGGDQKKSPVEDKDTKAVTKDEKGRVGSGSGRNLWVSGLSSSTRATDLKNLFSKYGKVVGAKVVTNARSPGARCYGFVTMSTSEEATKCINHLHRTELHGKMISVEKAKNEPAGKKPSDKKEGETRKEKDRHHSAESKSEKSVGIKKEEKIDKKEDAKKSEKDEKEGKEKDEQKTGSSDRSRASKSASRGTERTVVMDKSKGEPVISVKTSASKERSTKSQDRKSESKEKQDILSFDKIKEQRERERQRQREREIRETERRRERERRDREQRLAAIHERDERQRLQRERERLEFQRQRLDRERLERERLERERMHIEQERRREQERIQREREELRRQQEQLRYEQERRSAMRRPYDPDSRRDDPYWSEAKRLALDDRYHSDFGRQDRFHDFDHRDRGRYQEHCLDRRDCARGIPDRDGQHYPDERHGGPERHSRDSWGGYGSDRRMSEGRGIPPQTRDGRDWGDHGRKLEGHQDRTWQGNVDGGVMGRDHERWQGGDRSMPGQSGPGHGMTRGGTSGKSLQTPSPESS; from the exons ATGGCGGAGAGTCACTCACCGGCCGGGCTGGCGGAGGCTGCGTCCCTGGCTGGGCCTGGCATCCCCGGTTCGGAGTCGGAAAGCCGGCGGCGGCCGCTGAGCGAGCTGCGCGTGATCGACCTGCGGGCCGAGCTCAGGCAGCGCAACCTGGACAGCGGCGGCAAcaagagcgtcctcatggagcgcCTGAGGAAG GCTattgaggaggaaggagggaatcCTGATGAAATTCCAGtggtttcagaaaatatcatgaagAAAACTCCAAAAAGAACCAACAAAG GACGTAGAGCAGATGAAGAAGGAGTGGAGGACAATGGCCTGGAGGAGGATTCTGGAGATGGACAG GATGATATTGAAGCAAGTTTGGACACCTTGCAGGACATTGACATGATGGATATCAGTGTGTTAGATGAAGCTGAGATAGACAATGGCAATGCAGTAGATTGTGGAGATGATTACAGTGCCCATAATATTCTTGACTCACTGTCTGATAGCAAAGAAAATGTTGATGCAGAAGTGAAAGAATTTCCAGATCAACCTACAGAGTTTGCTGTAGGTAACTTGGAGGCATCCCCACAATTTTCAGAAATGAAAGAAGAATCAAGAGAAATACCAATAGTGATG gtaGAGTTTGAAGATGTTGGGAACAGTTTAGATGCTTCTTCATCAGATTTAACCATAATAAAG GAACTTGAAGAGTTACCTTTGGAGCCAG aaaatgagaaaatactCGACATTTTGGGGGAAACTTGTAAATCTGAGCTACTTAACGAAGAACAACCTCCCGAAGCGGAGCGGCCGCGTGCGCAGGAAGCCAGTAACGCGGGGCCAGGCAAGAGGCTGGCTGAGGAAGAGGACGCTCTCGCTGCCGCTCAGCTGGAGGAAGATGCTTTAGCTTTGGACAGCAAATCGGCCCAAGCTTTGGCAAGGAAGGAAGCAAAGCGTTTAGTGGTAGCAAAAGGGGAGACAAGTGAACAGAGCCCCGAGGAAGAGGCCCCGGACTCTGAAGGTGTAGTGGTAGAGACCCTAAGCGATCAGAGTAGCAAACGCTCCCAAGGCCTGGAAGCCTCTAGTGGGGAGGCAGCGGAGAAAGGCGCAGGTGCCGAAGCCAGAGATAGCAAAGAAGATGGCAAGAGAGCAGAAGACAAAGCTAATTCAGAGGAATCTTCCCCTGCCACTAAAGAGTCCTCAGCCAGTGAGGGCGGTGATCAGAAAAAGAG CCCTGTTGAAGACAAAGATACAAAGGCAGTCACAAAAGATGAGAAAG GCCGTGTGGGAAGTGGTTCTGGCAGAAATTTGTGGGTTAGTGGACTTTCCTCCTCTACTAGAGCTACAGATTTGAAGAACCTTTTCAGCAAGTACGGAAAG GTGGTTGGTGCAAAAGTGGTGACAAATGCTCGCAGCCCTGGCGCTCGCTGCTATGGCTTTGTGACAATGTCAACTTCTGAGGAGGCCACCAAGTGCATTAATCACCTCCACAGAACAGAGCTGCATGGTAAAATGATTTCTGTGGAAAAG GCAAAAAATGAACcagcaggaaaaaagccttctgacAAAAAGGAAGGtgaaacaaggaaggaaaaagaCAGGCACCATTCTGCAGAGTCCAAATCTGAGAA ATCTGTTGGTATTAAGAAGGAGGAGAAGATTGACAAAAAAGAGGATGCTAAGAAAtcagaaaaagatgaaaaagaaggaaaagaaaaggatgaACAAAAGACTGGATCTTCTGATAGATCCAGGGCAAGCAAATCAG CAAGTCGAGGAACAGAGAGGACAGTGGTAATGGATAAATCTAAAGGAGAGCCTGTAATTAGTGTGAAAACCTCTGCATCAAAAGAGAGG AGCACAAAGAGCCAGGACCGCAAATCGGAGAGCAAGGAAAAGCAGGATATTTTATCCTTTGATAAAATCAAGGAGCAGCGAGAACGGGAAcggcagaggcagagggagagagAAATCAGGGAGACGGAGAGGCGCCG agagagagagaggcgaGACCGGGAGCAGCGCCTGGCAGCCATCCACGAGCGCGATGAGAGACAGAGGCTGCAGAGGGAGCGGGAGCGGCTGGAATTCCAACGGCAGCGCCTGGACAGAGAGCGCCTGgagagggagaggctggagagggaGAGGATGCACATAGAGCAGGAGAGGAGACGGGAGCAGGAGAGAAtccagagggagagagaggagctgcggcggcagcaggagcagctgcgcTACGAGCAGGAGCGGAGATCCGCCATGAGGAGGCCTTATGATCCTGAcagcag gagggATGACCCCTACTGGTCCGAGGCCAAGCGCCTGGCACTGGATGACCGCTACCACTCGGACTTTGGCCGCCAGGATCGCTTCCACGACTTCGACCACCGCGACCGCGGCCGCTACCAGGAGCACTGCTTGGACAG GAGAGACTGTGCAAGGGGAATTCCAGATCGAGATGGGCAG CACTACCCCGACGAGCGGCACGGGGGCCCCGAGCGGCACTCCCGGGACAGCTGGGGGGGCTACGGCTCCGACAGGAGGATGAGTGAGGGAAGAGGGATCCCCCCACAGACCCG agatgGACGTGACTGGGGAGATCATGGTCGAAAGTTAGAGGGGCATCAAGATCGTACATGGCAGGGAAATGTGGATGGAGGAGTGATGGGACGGGATCATGAGAGATGGCAAG GTGGTGATAGAAGCATGCCTGGTCAGTCAGGACCAGGCCATGGGATGACTCGAGGAGGGACATCAGG gaAAAGCCTCCAAACACCATCCCCAGAGTCCagttaa
- the LOC134420688 gene encoding scaffold attachment factor B2-like isoform X4 produces the protein MAESHSPAGLAEAASLAGPGIPGSESESRRRPLSELRVIDLRAELRQRNLDSGGNKSVLMERLRKAIEEEGGNPDEIPVVSENIMKKTPKRTNKGRRADEEGVEDNGLEEDSGDGQDDIEASLDTLQDIDMMDISVLDEAEIDNGNAVDCGDDYSAHNILDSLSDSKENVDAEVKEFPDQPTEFAVGNLEASPQFSEMKEESREIPIVMVEFEDVGNSLDASSSDLTIIKELEELPLEPENEKILDILGETCKSELLNEEQPPEAERPRAQEASNAGPGKRLAEEEDALAAAQLEEDALALDSKSAQALARKEAKRLVVAKGETSEQSPEEEAPDSEGVVVETLSDQSSKRSQGLEASSGEAAEKGAGAEARDSKEDGKRAEDKANSEESSPATKESSASEGGDQKKSPVEDKDTKAVTKDEKGRVGSGSGRNLWVSGLSSSTRATDLKNLFSKYGKVVGAKVVTNARSPGARCYGFVTMSTSEEATKCINHLHRTELHGKMISVEKAKNEPAGKKPSDKKEGETRKEKDRHHSAESKSEKSVGIKKEEKIDKKEDAKKSEKDEKEGKEKDEQKTGSSDRSRASKSASRGTERTVVMDKSKGEPVISVKTSASKERSTKSQDRKSESKEKQDILSFDKIKEQRERERQRQREREIRETERRRERERRDREQRLAAIHERDERQRLQRERERLEFQRQRLDRERLERERLERERMHIEQERRREQERIQREREELRRQQEQLRYEQERRSAMRRPYDPDSRRDDPYWSEAKRLALDDRYHSDFGRQDRFHDFDHRDRGRYQEHCLDRRDCARGIPDRDGQHYPDERHGGPERHSRDSWGGYGSDRRMSEGRGIPPQTRW, from the exons ATGGCGGAGAGTCACTCACCGGCCGGGCTGGCGGAGGCTGCGTCCCTGGCTGGGCCTGGCATCCCCGGTTCGGAGTCGGAAAGCCGGCGGCGGCCGCTGAGCGAGCTGCGCGTGATCGACCTGCGGGCCGAGCTCAGGCAGCGCAACCTGGACAGCGGCGGCAAcaagagcgtcctcatggagcgcCTGAGGAAG GCTattgaggaggaaggagggaatcCTGATGAAATTCCAGtggtttcagaaaatatcatgaagAAAACTCCAAAAAGAACCAACAAAG GACGTAGAGCAGATGAAGAAGGAGTGGAGGACAATGGCCTGGAGGAGGATTCTGGAGATGGACAG GATGATATTGAAGCAAGTTTGGACACCTTGCAGGACATTGACATGATGGATATCAGTGTGTTAGATGAAGCTGAGATAGACAATGGCAATGCAGTAGATTGTGGAGATGATTACAGTGCCCATAATATTCTTGACTCACTGTCTGATAGCAAAGAAAATGTTGATGCAGAAGTGAAAGAATTTCCAGATCAACCTACAGAGTTTGCTGTAGGTAACTTGGAGGCATCCCCACAATTTTCAGAAATGAAAGAAGAATCAAGAGAAATACCAATAGTGATG gtaGAGTTTGAAGATGTTGGGAACAGTTTAGATGCTTCTTCATCAGATTTAACCATAATAAAG GAACTTGAAGAGTTACCTTTGGAGCCAG aaaatgagaaaatactCGACATTTTGGGGGAAACTTGTAAATCTGAGCTACTTAACGAAGAACAACCTCCCGAAGCGGAGCGGCCGCGTGCGCAGGAAGCCAGTAACGCGGGGCCAGGCAAGAGGCTGGCTGAGGAAGAGGACGCTCTCGCTGCCGCTCAGCTGGAGGAAGATGCTTTAGCTTTGGACAGCAAATCGGCCCAAGCTTTGGCAAGGAAGGAAGCAAAGCGTTTAGTGGTAGCAAAAGGGGAGACAAGTGAACAGAGCCCCGAGGAAGAGGCCCCGGACTCTGAAGGTGTAGTGGTAGAGACCCTAAGCGATCAGAGTAGCAAACGCTCCCAAGGCCTGGAAGCCTCTAGTGGGGAGGCAGCGGAGAAAGGCGCAGGTGCCGAAGCCAGAGATAGCAAAGAAGATGGCAAGAGAGCAGAAGACAAAGCTAATTCAGAGGAATCTTCCCCTGCCACTAAAGAGTCCTCAGCCAGTGAGGGCGGTGATCAGAAAAAGAG CCCTGTTGAAGACAAAGATACAAAGGCAGTCACAAAAGATGAGAAAG GCCGTGTGGGAAGTGGTTCTGGCAGAAATTTGTGGGTTAGTGGACTTTCCTCCTCTACTAGAGCTACAGATTTGAAGAACCTTTTCAGCAAGTACGGAAAG GTGGTTGGTGCAAAAGTGGTGACAAATGCTCGCAGCCCTGGCGCTCGCTGCTATGGCTTTGTGACAATGTCAACTTCTGAGGAGGCCACCAAGTGCATTAATCACCTCCACAGAACAGAGCTGCATGGTAAAATGATTTCTGTGGAAAAG GCAAAAAATGAACcagcaggaaaaaagccttctgacAAAAAGGAAGGtgaaacaaggaaggaaaaagaCAGGCACCATTCTGCAGAGTCCAAATCTGAGAA ATCTGTTGGTATTAAGAAGGAGGAGAAGATTGACAAAAAAGAGGATGCTAAGAAAtcagaaaaagatgaaaaagaaggaaaagaaaaggatgaACAAAAGACTGGATCTTCTGATAGATCCAGGGCAAGCAAATCAG CAAGTCGAGGAACAGAGAGGACAGTGGTAATGGATAAATCTAAAGGAGAGCCTGTAATTAGTGTGAAAACCTCTGCATCAAAAGAGAGG AGCACAAAGAGCCAGGACCGCAAATCGGAGAGCAAGGAAAAGCAGGATATTTTATCCTTTGATAAAATCAAGGAGCAGCGAGAACGGGAAcggcagaggcagagggagagagAAATCAGGGAGACGGAGAGGCGCCG agagagagagaggcgaGACCGGGAGCAGCGCCTGGCAGCCATCCACGAGCGCGATGAGAGACAGAGGCTGCAGAGGGAGCGGGAGCGGCTGGAATTCCAACGGCAGCGCCTGGACAGAGAGCGCCTGgagagggagaggctggagagggaGAGGATGCACATAGAGCAGGAGAGGAGACGGGAGCAGGAGAGAAtccagagggagagagaggagctgcggcggcagcaggagcagctgcgcTACGAGCAGGAGCGGAGATCCGCCATGAGGAGGCCTTATGATCCTGAcagcag gagggATGACCCCTACTGGTCCGAGGCCAAGCGCCTGGCACTGGATGACCGCTACCACTCGGACTTTGGCCGCCAGGATCGCTTCCACGACTTCGACCACCGCGACCGCGGCCGCTACCAGGAGCACTGCTTGGACAG GAGAGACTGTGCAAGGGGAATTCCAGATCGAGATGGGCAG CACTACCCCGACGAGCGGCACGGGGGCCCCGAGCGGCACTCCCGGGACAGCTGGGGGGGCTACGGCTCCGACAGGAGGATGAGTGAGGGAAGAGGGATCCCCCCACAGACCCG GTGGTGA